The Apodemus sylvaticus chromosome 5, mApoSyl1.1, whole genome shotgun sequence genome has a segment encoding these proteins:
- the Zbtb34 gene encoding zinc finger and BTB domain-containing protein 34 isoform X1: MESTLEECNSRLRLASGEMDSSSFIQFDVPEHSSTVLSQLNELRLQGKLCDIIVHIQGQPFRAHKAVLAASSPYFRDHSALSTMSGLSISVIKNPSVFEQLLSFCYTGRMSLQLKDVVSFLTAASFLQMQCVIDKCTQILESIHSKISVGDVDSVTIGAEENPESRNGMKDGSFFTNPVEISPPYCPQVRQPPVSSDLRMETTPNKALRSRLQEEGHSDRGSSGSVSEYEIQIEGDHEQGDLLVRESQITEVKVKMEKSDRPSCSDSSSLGDDGYHTEMVDGEQVVAVNVGAYGSVLQHAYPYSQAASQPSSVPEAFGGQTNSSPSRSMLSCFRGRGARQKRALSVHLHSDLQGVVQGSDSEAMMNNPGYESSPRERSARGYWYPYNERLICIYCGKSFNQKGSLDRHMRLHMGITPFVCKFCGKKYTRKDQLEYHIRGHTDDKPFRCEVCGKCFPFQGTLNQHLRKNHPGVTEGRGRMESPERTDVYMEQKLESDASASEMALDSRLEIHTVSDAPD, from the exons ATGGAAAGCACCCTGGAAGAATGCAATTCAAG ATTACGTCTCGCATCGGGAGAAATGGACAGCAGCAGTTTCATTCAGTTTGATGTGCCTGAGCACAGCAGCACTGTTCTGAGCCAACTAAATGAGCTCCGCCTGCAAGGGAAGCTATGCGACATCATCGTGCACATCCAGGGTCAGCCCTTCCGAGCCCACAAAGCCGTGCTCGCCGCGAGCTCACCGTACTTCCGGGACCACTCAGCACTGAGCACGATGAGCGGTTTGTCGATATCCGTGATCAAGAACCCCAGCGTGTTCGAGCAGTTGCTCTCCTTCTGTTACACGGGAAGGATGTCCTTGCAGCTGAAGGATGTTGTCAGTTTTCTGACCGCAGCCAGCTTTCTCCAGATGCAGTGTGTCATTGACAAGTGCACGCAGATCCTGGAGAGCATCCACTCAAAGATCAGCGTGGGAGATGTTGATTCTGTTACCATTGGTGCTGAAGAGAATCCCGAGAGCCGGAATGGGATGAAAGATGGCAGCTTCTTTACCAATCCTGTTGAGATCTCTCCTCCGTACTGCCCTCAGGTACGGCAACCTCCAGTCAGCAGTGATCTCCGGATGGAGACGACCCCCAACAAAGCCCTTCGGAGCCGCTTGCAGGAAGAGGGGCACTCAGATCGGGGGAGCAGTGGGAGTGTGTCTGAGTATGAGATTCAGATAGAAGGGGACCACGAGCAAGGGGACTTGTTGGTGAGAGAGAGCCAGATCACTGAGGTGAAAGTGAAGATGGAGAAGTCTGACAGGCCCAGCTGCTCTGACAGCTCTTCCCTGGGTGATGATGGCTACCACACGGAAATGGTTGACGGGGAACAAGTTGTGGCCGTGAACGTGGGCGCCTATGGCTCTGTGCTCCAGCATGCGTATCCCTACTCCCAGGCAGCCTCACAGCCTTCCAGTGTGCCAGAAGCTTTTGGAGGTCAGACCAATTCCAGTCCATCCAGGTCCATGCTGAGCTGCTTCCGAGGCCGTGGGGCCCGTCAGAAGCGGGCTCTGTCTGTTCACCTGCACAGTGACCTGCAGGGTGTGGTGCAGGGGTCTGACAGTGAAGCCATGATGAACAATCCCGGTTATGAGAGCAGTCCCCGGGAGAGGAGTGCCAGAGGTTACTGGTACCCATACAACGAGAGGTTGATCTGTATTTACTGTGGGAAGTCCTTTAACCAGAAGGGAAGCCTCGACAGGCACATGCGGCTGCATATGGGAATCACACCCTTTGTGTGCAAGTTCTGTGGGAAGAAGTACACGCGCAAGGACCAACTGGAGTATCACATCCGGGGCCACACTGATGACAAACCATTCCGATGCGAGGTCTGTGGGAAGTGCTTTCCATTCCAGGGCACCCTCAACCAGCACCTGCGGAAAAACCACCCAGGTGTCACCGAGGGCAGGGGTCGCATGGAGTCCCCTGAAAGAACAGATGTGTACATGGAACAGAAACTTGAAAGTGATGCGTCAGCCTCAGAGATGGCACTAGATTCCCGCCTGGAAATCCACACAGTGTCTGACGCGCCTGACTAA
- the Zbtb34 gene encoding zinc finger and BTB domain-containing protein 34 isoform X2: MDSSSFIQFDVPEHSSTVLSQLNELRLQGKLCDIIVHIQGQPFRAHKAVLAASSPYFRDHSALSTMSGLSISVIKNPSVFEQLLSFCYTGRMSLQLKDVVSFLTAASFLQMQCVIDKCTQILESIHSKISVGDVDSVTIGAEENPESRNGMKDGSFFTNPVEISPPYCPQVRQPPVSSDLRMETTPNKALRSRLQEEGHSDRGSSGSVSEYEIQIEGDHEQGDLLVRESQITEVKVKMEKSDRPSCSDSSSLGDDGYHTEMVDGEQVVAVNVGAYGSVLQHAYPYSQAASQPSSVPEAFGGQTNSSPSRSMLSCFRGRGARQKRALSVHLHSDLQGVVQGSDSEAMMNNPGYESSPRERSARGYWYPYNERLICIYCGKSFNQKGSLDRHMRLHMGITPFVCKFCGKKYTRKDQLEYHIRGHTDDKPFRCEVCGKCFPFQGTLNQHLRKNHPGVTEGRGRMESPERTDVYMEQKLESDASASEMALDSRLEIHTVSDAPD; encoded by the coding sequence ATGGACAGCAGCAGTTTCATTCAGTTTGATGTGCCTGAGCACAGCAGCACTGTTCTGAGCCAACTAAATGAGCTCCGCCTGCAAGGGAAGCTATGCGACATCATCGTGCACATCCAGGGTCAGCCCTTCCGAGCCCACAAAGCCGTGCTCGCCGCGAGCTCACCGTACTTCCGGGACCACTCAGCACTGAGCACGATGAGCGGTTTGTCGATATCCGTGATCAAGAACCCCAGCGTGTTCGAGCAGTTGCTCTCCTTCTGTTACACGGGAAGGATGTCCTTGCAGCTGAAGGATGTTGTCAGTTTTCTGACCGCAGCCAGCTTTCTCCAGATGCAGTGTGTCATTGACAAGTGCACGCAGATCCTGGAGAGCATCCACTCAAAGATCAGCGTGGGAGATGTTGATTCTGTTACCATTGGTGCTGAAGAGAATCCCGAGAGCCGGAATGGGATGAAAGATGGCAGCTTCTTTACCAATCCTGTTGAGATCTCTCCTCCGTACTGCCCTCAGGTACGGCAACCTCCAGTCAGCAGTGATCTCCGGATGGAGACGACCCCCAACAAAGCCCTTCGGAGCCGCTTGCAGGAAGAGGGGCACTCAGATCGGGGGAGCAGTGGGAGTGTGTCTGAGTATGAGATTCAGATAGAAGGGGACCACGAGCAAGGGGACTTGTTGGTGAGAGAGAGCCAGATCACTGAGGTGAAAGTGAAGATGGAGAAGTCTGACAGGCCCAGCTGCTCTGACAGCTCTTCCCTGGGTGATGATGGCTACCACACGGAAATGGTTGACGGGGAACAAGTTGTGGCCGTGAACGTGGGCGCCTATGGCTCTGTGCTCCAGCATGCGTATCCCTACTCCCAGGCAGCCTCACAGCCTTCCAGTGTGCCAGAAGCTTTTGGAGGTCAGACCAATTCCAGTCCATCCAGGTCCATGCTGAGCTGCTTCCGAGGCCGTGGGGCCCGTCAGAAGCGGGCTCTGTCTGTTCACCTGCACAGTGACCTGCAGGGTGTGGTGCAGGGGTCTGACAGTGAAGCCATGATGAACAATCCCGGTTATGAGAGCAGTCCCCGGGAGAGGAGTGCCAGAGGTTACTGGTACCCATACAACGAGAGGTTGATCTGTATTTACTGTGGGAAGTCCTTTAACCAGAAGGGAAGCCTCGACAGGCACATGCGGCTGCATATGGGAATCACACCCTTTGTGTGCAAGTTCTGTGGGAAGAAGTACACGCGCAAGGACCAACTGGAGTATCACATCCGGGGCCACACTGATGACAAACCATTCCGATGCGAGGTCTGTGGGAAGTGCTTTCCATTCCAGGGCACCCTCAACCAGCACCTGCGGAAAAACCACCCAGGTGTCACCGAGGGCAGGGGTCGCATGGAGTCCCCTGAAAGAACAGATGTGTACATGGAACAGAAACTTGAAAGTGATGCGTCAGCCTCAGAGATGGCACTAGATTCCCGCCTGGAAATCCACACAGTGTCTGACGCGCCTGACTAA